The Nonlabens spongiae genome contains a region encoding:
- the trpS gene encoding tryptophan--tRNA ligase, with product MARILTGIQSTGTPHLGNLLGAIIPAIEMSKKAENDSFLFIADLHSLTQIKDGKTLRENTYSTAAAWLACGLDVEKSTFYRQSDVPQVTELNWYLACYYPYQRLTLAHSFKDKSDRLSDVNAGLFTYPMLMAADILLYDAEVVPVGKDQLQHIEITRDVAGRFNHQMGETFVEPQAEIQKNTMLIPGTDGDKMSKSKGNIIDIFQTDRKLRRQCMSIETDSTPLEEPKNPDTCNVFALYKIIASAEKVNEMRSNYLAGNYGYGHAKQALFEAIVERFSEARSKYNHFMENKHEIDEALARGAEKASGIANEVLKRVRKKVGY from the coding sequence ATGGCAAGAATACTCACAGGGATACAATCTACAGGAACACCGCATCTAGGGAATTTATTAGGTGCGATCATTCCGGCAATTGAAATGTCTAAGAAAGCAGAAAACGACTCCTTTTTGTTCATTGCAGACTTGCATTCCCTTACCCAGATAAAAGATGGGAAAACGCTCAGAGAAAATACCTATTCTACTGCAGCGGCATGGCTTGCCTGTGGCCTTGATGTAGAAAAAAGTACTTTTTACAGACAAAGTGATGTGCCACAAGTGACAGAATTGAACTGGTATCTAGCTTGTTATTATCCTTACCAGCGATTGACGCTGGCACATAGTTTTAAGGATAAAAGCGATCGTTTGTCTGATGTAAATGCGGGATTATTTACCTATCCCATGCTCATGGCTGCAGATATTCTTTTGTATGATGCAGAGGTCGTTCCGGTCGGCAAGGATCAGCTTCAACATATTGAAATTACAAGAGATGTTGCGGGTCGCTTCAATCACCAGATGGGAGAAACTTTTGTTGAACCACAAGCAGAAATTCAGAAAAACACCATGCTCATTCCAGGTACTGATGGTGACAAAATGAGTAAGTCCAAAGGAAATATCATCGACATTTTCCAAACCGATAGAAAACTTCGCAGGCAATGTATGTCCATCGAGACCGACAGCACGCCGCTTGAAGAGCCTAAAAATCCAGACACCTGTAATGTTTTTGCACTCTACAAGATCATTGCATCAGCTGAAAAAGTGAATGAAATGCGATCCAATTACCTTGCTGGTAATTATGGATACGGGCATGCAAAACAAGCGTTATTTGAAGCCATAGTGGAACGTTTTTCAGAAGCCAGAAGCAAATACAACCACTTTATGGAAAATAAGCACGAGATCGATGAAGCACTTGCTCGAGGCGCTGAAAAGGCTTCTGGTATCGCAAATGAGGTTCTTAAGCGCGTGCGGAAAAAGGTTGGATACTAA
- a CDS encoding deoxynucleoside kinase, which translates to MHVAIAGNIGAGKTTLTKLLAKHYKWSPQFEDVLENPYLEDFYTDMERWSFNLQVYFLNSRFRQVLEIRESGKKIIQDRTIYEDANIFAPNLHAMGLLSQRDFDNYSSLFELMEKLVAAPDLLIYLRSSIANLVSQIHKRGRDYENTISIDYLSRLNERYEAWIHGYDKGNLLIIDVDNIDFVNNPEDLGGIINKIDAEMGGLFS; encoded by the coding sequence ATGCACGTTGCCATTGCAGGAAATATAGGGGCTGGCAAGACGACCCTCACAAAACTACTTGCCAAACACTACAAATGGAGTCCTCAATTTGAGGACGTGCTGGAAAATCCCTACCTCGAGGATTTTTACACAGACATGGAGCGCTGGTCTTTTAATCTACAAGTCTACTTTCTGAACAGCCGTTTCCGCCAGGTGCTTGAAATACGTGAGAGTGGCAAGAAGATCATTCAAGATCGCACGATCTATGAGGATGCCAATATTTTTGCGCCTAACCTACACGCGATGGGATTATTGTCTCAGCGCGATTTTGATAATTATAGTTCGCTTTTTGAACTCATGGAAAAACTCGTAGCAGCTCCAGATCTTTTGATCTACCTGCGCAGTTCCATCGCCAATCTTGTGAGCCAAATACACAAGCGCGGTCGTGATTATGAAAATACGATCAGCATCGACTACCTGAGTCGCCTTAATGAGCGTTATGAAGCCTGGATTCACGGGTACGATAAGGGGAATCTACTCATCATTGATGTGGACAACATCGACTTTGTGAACAACCCTGAAGACCTGGGTGGTATCATCAACAAGATCGATGCAGAGATGGGCGGGCTTTTTTCCTAG